The Raphanus sativus cultivar WK10039 chromosome 2, ASM80110v3, whole genome shotgun sequence DNA segment ATTTGGAATATCTTAGTATTAAGGAATAACTTACTATAATGCTAATAGCTGGGTGAAATATCTTTAGCTTTATCTCTGAGAATATATGCATGTTTTATAACTTCCAAATCAATCCTTGCATCAATTAGTATTTAAGTCGTTCGGTTCAGAATCATTCTAaattagaaattatatttttatattttccttaTATTCACGAAACTTCTTGCGCAAGAAGTCCGTATTAGCAAAGCCACATTACTTGCGCAATTggcaaagaaatatatatatattgtatttttatgattCTACCTTATGTATTGTATACTTTAATGCTAATTGCCATATGAAGAAACTCCATATAAATATAAgacattgtttatttaaaataaaatccgCGACATTATAATTTAAGGTATGTTATTAATCATGACgtctataaaaaaatttaggtatGAAGATCACTATCCTTATTTACATTTTCGAATTACTTGCGCAAAAGGTTGGCACTTAATGCTATAATGTCGGTCTATTTCAAACATTAGGAaagtgataaaaatatataaacgaCTATAAGTCTTACATATTATACCATACACTTTGAACAAATCACGtagcaaaaaatatatttcaatatcAATGGCAATGGTCCAAGCAACCAAAAATCGAGTGTCTTTTATCAGACAATTGAGACCGTGTAAAGATACATGGCGTATTGAGGTTAGGATTATTCGTTTATGGAGAAACTACAACAAAGATTCCGGTAACACCATCAAAATGGTGCTTGCCGATAAAGAAGTAAGTACATGTCTTGATGTATCATTTCTACGGTCtgtgttttatttgtttctcaATTCGAATGATAAATAACTTTCTCTCATCACCGTGTAGGGGACAAGAATTCATGCTCAAGTTGCTGAACAGCTCATAAAACAGTTTGAAGGGAAACTAACAGAGGGCGATGCGAAAGTCATCCAGTTATTCAAACTCTACGATGCTATTGGTGATTATCGAACTACCGCGCATCCCTACAAAATAGGATTCTTTCAAACTACTTTTGTTGGACCAGCGGATGACTTCCCAAGTGAAGTTCCCAAGAAGTATCTTGTGGATTATACTGATATTATTGATGGGAAGCTTGATAACAGTCGTTTGGTCGGTGAGTCATATCATACGATTACTtaagtttctattttattacAAATCGAACGCTTTAACTGCAAGTTTTACTTCTTCTTACTTTTTTCTTTCAGATGTTATTGGCCAAATAGTTAACTTCGGATCTCTTGAAAACAAAGTCATCAAGGGAAAAGATAATTTGAGGCTATTGATTGAGTTACGTGACCAAAAGTAAGTTTTAATACTTTGTTAATATTAAGACTTTTAATCTATTTGCTTAGCTTACAATAGATCGATACATTAACCTATATTTTCTCATTATACAGTGATGTCAAGTTGATGTGTACTCTTTGGGGCTCTTATGCTAAACAAGTATACGATTACAGTATGTTAAACATGTCCAACATGGTTATAGCTATCATGAGGTTCTGTTCTATTAAAGAGTGGAAAGGTATAGTTCTTCCACCtacatttgttaaaatattcaTAGAAAGTTATGAAAAAACTTTAGAAATTGTTCTACTGTAGGTGCTTACTCCATATCTACCGGGTATAATTCAACCTATATACTGCTCAACCCAACCCTGGATTTAATTGAGAACTTTAAAGCAAGGTACGTGTAGGTGGCTATAACTATCCACATCTATATCTTATTGTATTTTCATTGAGAACAGAATACATAAAAGTTTTCAACTTGTCTCTTACTTTATTTTGCAGTCTCCCTAATGATTCACTTGCTCTTACAAACAACGATAGTAGCCAATGGTCTGTTGGTAGTGCTACATCTGTCCGTGCTAGATTTTTTGTGACTAATGAGAGGCTAACCATAAGAGAGATCATCGATAGTGAATTGGTATATATACAACCTTGCTGAGAATAA contains these protein-coding regions:
- the LOC108835609 gene encoding replication protein A 70 kDa DNA-binding subunit B-like; the protein is MAMVQATKNRVSFIRQLRPCKDTWRIEVRIIRLWRNYNKDSGNTIKMVLADKEGTRIHAQVAEQLIKQFEGKLTEGDAKVIQLFKLYDAIGDYRTTAHPYKIGFFQTTFVGPADDFPSEVPKKYLVDYTDIIDGKLDNSRLVDVIGQIVNFGSLENKVIKGKDNLRLLIELRDQNDVKLMCTLWGSYAKQVYDYSMLNMSNMVIAIMRFCSIKEWKGAYSISTGYNSTYILLNPTLDLIENFKASLPNDSLALTNNDSSQWSVGSATSVRARFFVTNERLTIREIIDSELVGTFVTLVTIDSIDADRGWQYLSCKYHNKKVMPTTNVDADNRPLFLCIACDKEHTEVISRFKLIANVKDASGEAKFLLFDINAQLIVRHPAAELYDEDEDPDILPIAVSDLCGKRFLFEISVDADNIKGKTSQYVVRLATEDREMIEEFADLPPKSVLMLQNSDDISSASGDLSVTPLSKRKSEEEHAISPMEQHSVTKKQSRKKIKGE